One Cystobacter fuscus DSM 2262 genomic window carries:
- a CDS encoding M15 family metallopeptidase codes for MSYSHQQPTHKYTTDAELERIYGKRLVHNDFQSDSITGSFEKTARVLENPVLESFSRNHIVDVKLPGIGPQKEKTVTVQFNRKLAHLLSAAFEKIRSENIPYTIYQVGGYFFRYQQNPSVREALEHRPEYADLRKDKGFSANWNIVCAERDRQLKTFDERIPYGSKTKAKKDLLSNHAFGSAIDINWETNPYKKGALFDLHPRIVTILENFGFSWGGKYHDYMHFEYLRGTIEGIPDEDPPQVFYPFSREQQRESPIKYYYLNERGKGGYFPVGLLQNLHGGVHLEAEATSARTPVRAAMPGFIVAARLMAPNKGGDNPDVRRVTDDRPLGFVLLRHEILDKTSNGPAQGQAASTAEGGAQEHSLYSLYMHLAAPNWDATTPDPAEAPWLAALLKMRFGGVVDLNPRSPDVGKTLWSKEALSPEATSFKVHDRESPLPAQKGQNVVALGKPSPEDVRQAIEALQAGAVVTFDRALFPVAAGETIGFISENQPLEGLTTSAQQATSARYLHWEMFSTSPQGGVIQILRNRAGIDNLFNPIQELRQDNFLEMPSAENEGAANELQQLLGNTGERLVEQLQSDTYGEHLLQHFNEGKSFFPGRPDTAPRFTYPLEITLDNTYQYKGDATGQCSLEVQFFKGGVSLKKETIRFKPEQSTLTLNVPAEADTFDLWSPDFFLDKPEPAANENPRPKRLEDRMKLFEKTVTHHWRNLLLDHLNEWTPEGLDTQLEARRAAGHLEDLVDTSSPTVFEAWKKNIRPLSWWSRKKDEDDPYGEVPVRGAEAEQESIFGSGNHLLPKSANTLNAHPVTALWLIDILLEKEAIAFKKAWPPETLRRDESTQKPPFLGFLLPEERLEVGMDLLAILVQHGYSTTDGMNATDVLFHATPEGEGAPTLPPQVLGRTVYHDGVAMLRTSFPFWGGWRLHATNGANQPFEPIQSQGAALQLARPIPEGQTFVLGAGRAAPGSDGKIRPLAAGSLAFSKNRPYSLAGYVVFEYWRSTTASTPNPSEPSTFGAYALPVVASRPPLLRTERGLKYRGDFIVGKEKEKSNPRVTTDFSFQDFVSHRQFGQVFAGNAKTNFTLAVPLAQRLQELKEACRPKSRQEKGVVPLVKRLLVNGLSMYVSTASGAAAELDVLEQKLAQLSASTFFSVERLVSESAIRLTYTPPESAGLIHFEFDPGPALGRIAAEALSAEGERLHVRPRFIAPNGGHLVLADKESPVGDVTKLLTASLEDIKSACGNDYLEAVADKLLPPVGRFEFGDVSLKMGRGKLYTTVRLHGDAKQWTAAAPVIKLKLGEETFQQGKLVGSTVSAEWDLFKDKKGKPLPGRWGGTLEFSAEISQPDKVTTPPPGISWAVELKPRLEELKHEIGAKSIRFLGQASHLPTDVSLHLTCERKDETGQWQEDIGITQLIRYKIQASQQSSHYGCCTDTGAFEANVLKSALKKTPGTFRFVWAPKGTRAGDTVDVHGIAVEVRTSPEINPEDLGA; via the coding sequence GTGAGCTACAGCCACCAGCAACCCACGCACAAATACACGACGGACGCGGAACTCGAGCGCATCTATGGCAAGCGCCTGGTGCACAACGACTTCCAGAGCGACAGCATCACCGGCAGCTTCGAGAAGACGGCGCGGGTTCTGGAGAATCCCGTCCTCGAAAGCTTCAGCCGGAACCATATCGTCGACGTGAAACTGCCGGGAATCGGTCCACAGAAAGAAAAGACCGTCACCGTGCAGTTCAACCGGAAGCTGGCCCATCTCTTGTCGGCCGCATTCGAGAAGATCCGGTCCGAGAACATCCCCTACACCATCTATCAGGTCGGCGGATATTTCTTCCGCTACCAACAAAACCCCAGTGTCCGAGAGGCCCTCGAGCACCGCCCGGAGTACGCGGACCTGCGAAAGGACAAGGGTTTCTCGGCCAACTGGAACATCGTCTGCGCGGAGCGGGATCGACAGCTCAAGACGTTCGATGAGAGGATTCCCTACGGCAGCAAGACGAAAGCCAAGAAGGATCTGCTCTCCAACCACGCCTTTGGAAGCGCCATCGACATCAATTGGGAGACGAATCCCTACAAGAAAGGAGCCCTGTTCGACCTCCATCCCAGGATCGTGACGATCCTGGAGAACTTTGGCTTCAGCTGGGGCGGCAAGTACCACGATTACATGCACTTCGAGTACCTGCGCGGCACCATCGAGGGAATCCCCGATGAGGATCCACCGCAGGTATTCTACCCCTTCAGCAGGGAGCAACAGCGGGAATCACCCATCAAGTATTACTATCTGAACGAGCGAGGAAAGGGAGGGTACTTTCCCGTCGGCCTCCTGCAGAACCTGCACGGTGGCGTCCATCTGGAAGCGGAAGCTACCTCCGCCAGAACACCCGTCCGCGCCGCCATGCCAGGCTTCATCGTGGCCGCGCGCCTCATGGCGCCCAACAAGGGCGGAGACAACCCGGACGTCCGCCGGGTCACGGATGATCGCCCCCTGGGTTTCGTTCTGCTCCGGCACGAAATCCTGGACAAGACCAGCAATGGTCCAGCGCAAGGGCAAGCGGCGTCCACCGCGGAAGGCGGCGCCCAGGAGCACTCCCTCTACAGCCTGTATATGCACCTGGCGGCCCCCAACTGGGACGCGACCACTCCAGACCCCGCGGAGGCACCCTGGCTGGCCGCTCTCCTCAAGATGAGGTTTGGCGGAGTGGTGGACCTGAACCCCCGCAGCCCGGATGTCGGCAAGACCCTCTGGTCCAAGGAAGCACTGAGTCCCGAGGCAACCTCTTTCAAGGTGCATGACCGCGAATCGCCCTTGCCCGCCCAGAAGGGACAGAACGTCGTGGCGTTGGGCAAACCGAGCCCCGAGGATGTCCGTCAAGCCATCGAGGCCCTTCAAGCGGGCGCCGTCGTTACTTTTGATCGCGCGCTCTTTCCCGTGGCCGCGGGCGAGACCATCGGGTTCATCAGTGAGAACCAGCCCCTGGAGGGACTGACGACCTCCGCCCAACAGGCCACGTCCGCCAGATACCTGCACTGGGAGATGTTCTCCACCAGCCCGCAGGGCGGCGTCATCCAGATTCTTCGCAATCGGGCCGGAATCGACAACCTCTTCAACCCGATCCAGGAGCTCCGGCAGGACAACTTCCTGGAAATGCCTTCGGCTGAGAACGAGGGCGCAGCCAACGAACTCCAGCAACTCCTAGGCAACACGGGTGAGCGGCTCGTGGAGCAGTTGCAGTCGGACACCTACGGTGAGCACCTCCTGCAGCACTTCAACGAGGGGAAGAGCTTCTTTCCTGGCCGACCGGACACGGCCCCCCGGTTCACATACCCGCTCGAGATAACCCTGGACAACACCTACCAGTACAAAGGGGACGCCACGGGCCAGTGCTCTCTCGAGGTCCAATTCTTCAAGGGAGGCGTTTCCCTCAAGAAGGAGACGATCCGCTTCAAGCCGGAGCAGAGCACTCTCACCTTGAATGTCCCCGCGGAGGCGGACACCTTCGATCTCTGGTCTCCCGATTTCTTCCTCGACAAGCCCGAGCCCGCGGCGAACGAGAATCCGCGCCCCAAACGGCTCGAGGACCGCATGAAGTTGTTCGAGAAGACGGTGACCCACCATTGGCGCAACCTCTTGCTGGATCACTTGAACGAGTGGACCCCGGAAGGTCTCGATACCCAGTTGGAGGCACGCCGCGCGGCCGGGCATCTGGAGGATCTCGTCGACACCTCCAGCCCGACCGTCTTCGAAGCGTGGAAGAAGAACATCCGGCCCCTGAGTTGGTGGTCCCGGAAGAAGGACGAGGATGATCCGTATGGAGAGGTTCCCGTCCGCGGAGCGGAGGCCGAGCAAGAAAGCATCTTCGGCTCGGGGAATCACCTCCTACCCAAGTCCGCCAACACCCTCAATGCGCATCCGGTGACAGCGCTCTGGCTCATCGACATCCTTCTCGAAAAGGAAGCCATCGCCTTCAAGAAAGCCTGGCCACCGGAAACGCTGAGGCGCGACGAGAGCACCCAGAAGCCTCCGTTTCTCGGCTTCCTCCTCCCCGAGGAGAGGCTGGAGGTGGGAATGGACTTGCTCGCCATCCTGGTGCAACATGGATACAGCACCACGGACGGAATGAACGCGACGGATGTGCTGTTCCACGCGACTCCGGAAGGAGAAGGGGCTCCGACCTTGCCTCCCCAGGTCCTGGGCCGAACCGTCTACCACGATGGCGTCGCCATGCTTCGCACCTCCTTTCCCTTCTGGGGAGGCTGGCGGCTGCATGCCACGAATGGAGCCAATCAACCCTTCGAACCCATTCAGAGCCAGGGGGCGGCTCTCCAGCTCGCGAGACCGATACCCGAGGGGCAGACCTTCGTACTCGGAGCCGGAAGAGCCGCGCCGGGCTCCGATGGGAAGATTCGTCCTCTCGCCGCCGGGAGTCTGGCGTTCAGCAAGAACAGGCCCTACTCCCTCGCGGGCTACGTTGTCTTCGAGTATTGGCGATCGACCACCGCGAGCACGCCCAATCCATCGGAGCCGTCCACGTTTGGCGCATATGCCCTTCCCGTTGTCGCGAGCAGGCCGCCCCTGTTGAGAACCGAGCGAGGACTCAAATACAGGGGTGACTTCATCGTGGGAAAGGAGAAGGAGAAGAGCAATCCCAGGGTCACGACGGACTTCTCCTTCCAGGACTTCGTGAGCCATCGCCAGTTTGGACAGGTATTCGCGGGTAACGCGAAGACGAACTTCACGCTGGCTGTTCCTCTCGCGCAACGACTCCAGGAATTGAAGGAGGCGTGCCGTCCGAAGAGTCGGCAGGAGAAAGGTGTCGTTCCCCTCGTGAAGCGGCTGCTCGTGAACGGCTTGAGCATGTATGTGTCGACCGCTTCGGGGGCGGCGGCCGAACTCGATGTCCTCGAGCAGAAGCTCGCGCAACTCAGTGCCTCGACGTTCTTCTCAGTGGAGAGGCTGGTATCGGAATCGGCGATTCGCCTCACCTATACTCCTCCCGAATCCGCGGGACTGATCCATTTCGAGTTCGATCCAGGCCCAGCCCTGGGACGCATCGCCGCGGAGGCCCTCTCCGCAGAAGGAGAGCGGCTTCACGTCCGACCCCGCTTCATCGCCCCCAATGGCGGACACCTGGTGCTGGCCGACAAGGAATCCCCCGTGGGGGATGTGACGAAGCTGCTCACCGCCTCGCTGGAGGACATCAAGTCCGCCTGTGGCAATGACTACCTGGAGGCCGTCGCGGACAAGCTCCTGCCCCCCGTGGGCAGGTTCGAGTTCGGCGACGTCTCCCTCAAGATGGGGCGAGGCAAGTTGTACACGACGGTCCGCCTCCATGGCGATGCGAAGCAATGGACCGCGGCCGCTCCCGTCATAAAGCTCAAGCTGGGTGAGGAGACGTTCCAGCAGGGGAAGCTCGTCGGTTCGACGGTCAGCGCGGAATGGGATCTCTTCAAGGACAAGAAGGGCAAGCCGCTGCCGGGCCGCTGGGGCGGAACACTCGAGTTCTCGGCCGAGATCTCCCAACCCGACAAGGTGACGACGCCTCCCCCCGGCATCTCGTGGGCGGTGGAACTCAAGCCCCGCCTCGAGGAGCTCAAACACGAGATAGGCGCCAAGAGCATCCGGTTCCTGGGGCAGGCCAGCCACCTGCCCACGGACGTTTCCCTTCACCTCACCTGCGAGCGGAAGGACGAAACGGGTCAATGGCAGGAGGACATCGGCATCACCCAGTTGATCCGCTACAAGATTCAAGCGAGCCAACAGTCCTCTCATTACGGGTGCTGCACGGACACGGGCGCATTCGAGGCCAACGTCCTCAAGAGCGCCCTGAAGAAGACCCCGGGGACCTTCCGCTTCGTCTGGGCTCCCAAGGGAACGCGAGCGGGCGACACGGTCGACGTTCACGGCATTGCCGTCGAGGTCAGGACGTCTCCTGAAATCAACCCCGAGGATCTGGGAGCCTGA
- a CDS encoding SPFH domain-containing protein encodes MGFFDTIKGESQRNFIARADEAKGEIVYKYPEKNVRMLTQLTVDADEVALFVKDGKVEGKLGPGRHQLDTKNIPFIGRLVEGFTGGNLFIAEIFFVSTREFTGLKFGGPIGDVRDPETGLGIGTMVYGDFSIRVTEPEKLVVGLVGMGRANNAEFVSWFKSQVLKVTRDRIAELLVKKRWPLLDVTSGAYTEEIETEVIAGLKPHVDTYGLTVVRMGNFHVSIKEEDEATLKKLSKDVAYSRLAGGFQQYAQGQAMLGASEGMAKGGGGSDGALQGMGMGMGFGMAQMFANNQNQQQPQFQQQPQQPPPAAAPPADTRSPAQRLKEIKELKDAGVLSDEEYNAKRAELMKLL; translated from the coding sequence ATGGGATTCTTCGATACGATCAAGGGCGAGTCGCAGCGCAACTTCATCGCGCGGGCTGACGAGGCGAAGGGCGAGATTGTCTACAAGTATCCGGAGAAGAACGTCCGGATGCTCACCCAGCTCACCGTCGATGCGGACGAGGTCGCCCTCTTCGTGAAGGACGGCAAGGTGGAGGGGAAGCTGGGGCCGGGCCGGCACCAGCTGGACACCAAGAACATCCCGTTCATTGGCCGCCTGGTCGAGGGCTTCACCGGCGGCAACCTGTTCATCGCGGAGATCTTCTTCGTCTCCACGCGCGAGTTCACGGGCCTGAAGTTCGGCGGCCCCATCGGTGACGTGCGCGATCCGGAGACGGGGCTGGGCATCGGGACGATGGTGTACGGCGACTTCTCCATCCGGGTGACGGAGCCGGAGAAGCTCGTGGTGGGCCTCGTCGGCATGGGCCGCGCCAACAACGCGGAGTTCGTCAGCTGGTTCAAGAGCCAGGTGCTCAAGGTGACGCGGGATCGCATCGCCGAGCTGCTGGTGAAGAAGCGCTGGCCGCTGCTGGACGTGACGAGCGGCGCGTACACCGAGGAGATCGAGACCGAGGTCATCGCCGGGCTCAAGCCGCATGTGGACACCTACGGCCTCACCGTGGTGCGCATGGGCAACTTCCACGTCAGCATCAAGGAAGAGGACGAGGCGACGCTCAAGAAGCTCTCCAAGGACGTGGCCTACTCGCGGCTGGCCGGTGGCTTCCAGCAGTACGCCCAGGGCCAGGCGATGCTCGGCGCGTCCGAGGGCATGGCCAAGGGCGGTGGCGGCTCGGACGGCGCGCTGCAGGGCATGGGCATGGGCATGGGCTTCGGCATGGCCCAGATGTTCGCCAACAACCAGAACCAGCAGCAGCCCCAGTTCCAGCAGCAGCCCCAGCAGCCTCCTCCCGCCGCGGCCCCCCCGGCCGACACGCGCAGCCCGGCGCAGCGGCTCAAGGAGATCAAGGAGCTCAAGGACGCGGGCGTACTCTCCGATGAGGAGTACAACGCCAAGCGCGCCGAGCTGATGAAGCTGCTGTAG
- a CDS encoding ABC transporter permease subunit, with translation MSFHPRRALAVFWKDFLDLRKNPSLLLAMAALPLVLVVVPVVVVWTYTRNPDDSNLRVVALFYDPTLPLNANAGRFLVERTLLDWFGMFLVMPVFVPILVSSQSVAGERERRTLEPLLASPVTAMELVAGKSLASLVPAVLISWVAFLLLCIGVDVVGWPLGQGLLMPNTLWTFGVLVLAPLFAFFGNGVAVLISARVAEARTAQQLSALVVLPLVGLVAGQVAGVLNAGPVYYAVQGAVVLLLDVALLWASVRLLDRERLLSRWG, from the coding sequence ATGAGCTTCCATCCCCGGCGCGCGCTGGCCGTCTTCTGGAAGGACTTCCTGGACCTGCGCAAGAACCCGTCGCTGCTGCTCGCCATGGCGGCGCTGCCGCTGGTGCTCGTGGTGGTGCCCGTGGTGGTCGTCTGGACGTACACGCGCAACCCCGACGACAGCAACCTGCGCGTCGTCGCGCTCTTCTACGATCCCACCCTGCCGCTCAACGCCAACGCGGGACGCTTCCTGGTGGAGCGCACCCTGCTCGACTGGTTCGGCATGTTCCTGGTGATGCCCGTCTTCGTCCCCATCCTCGTCTCCTCGCAGAGCGTGGCGGGTGAGCGCGAGCGGCGCACGCTGGAGCCGCTGCTCGCCTCGCCCGTGACGGCGATGGAGCTGGTGGCGGGCAAGAGCCTCGCGTCGCTGGTGCCGGCGGTGCTCATCTCCTGGGTGGCCTTCCTCCTGCTGTGCATCGGCGTGGACGTGGTGGGCTGGCCCCTGGGCCAGGGGCTGCTGATGCCCAACACCCTGTGGACCTTCGGAGTGCTCGTGCTGGCGCCGCTGTTCGCCTTCTTCGGCAATGGCGTGGCGGTGCTCATCTCCGCGCGCGTGGCCGAGGCGCGCACCGCCCAGCAGCTCTCCGCGCTCGTGGTGCTGCCCCTGGTGGGGCTCGTGGCGGGGCAGGTGGCCGGGGTCCTCAACGCCGGCCCCGTCTATTACGCGGTGCAGGGCGCCGTCGTGCTCCTGCTGGACGTGGCTCTCCTGTGGGCCAGTGTCCGCCTGCTCGACCGCGAGCGGCTCCTCAGCCGCTGGGGCTGA
- a CDS encoding ABC transporter ATP-binding protein — protein sequence MSGISVQGLAKRFGSRTAVEGLSFDVRPGEVFGLLGPNGAGKTTTVRMLTGLLQPSEGEAHVWGHSVRTQGEALRRTVGLLTEQPGLYERLSARDNLRFFMKLHELDERQAWPRAQAWLERFGLGGRENEPCGSFSKGMRQKLAIVRTLVHEPQVIFLDEPTSGLDPESARTVRDAVAELAAEGRTLVLCSHNLAEVERLCTRVAVVKGRLLALAPLQELRRAGSSLEVSVEGEASRFVPALATLPFAPSSLAEGGRLRVMLADESQAPDVVACLVGAGARVRGAVPAQRPLEEVYLELIREGRAEGRGAP from the coding sequence TTGAGTGGAATCTCCGTTCAGGGTCTCGCCAAGCGCTTTGGCTCCCGCACCGCGGTGGAGGGGCTGTCCTTCGACGTCCGCCCGGGCGAGGTGTTCGGCCTGCTCGGGCCCAACGGCGCGGGGAAGACGACCACGGTGCGCATGCTCACGGGGCTGCTCCAGCCCTCGGAAGGCGAGGCGCATGTCTGGGGCCACTCGGTGCGCACCCAGGGCGAGGCCCTGCGCCGCACGGTGGGCCTGCTCACCGAACAGCCCGGGCTCTACGAGCGGCTCAGCGCGCGCGACAACCTGCGCTTCTTCATGAAGCTGCACGAACTGGACGAGCGCCAGGCGTGGCCCCGGGCCCAGGCGTGGCTCGAGCGCTTCGGTCTCGGGGGCCGTGAGAACGAGCCCTGTGGGAGCTTCTCCAAGGGCATGCGGCAGAAGCTCGCCATCGTGCGCACGCTGGTGCACGAGCCCCAGGTCATCTTCCTCGACGAGCCCACGAGCGGTCTGGATCCCGAGTCCGCGCGCACCGTGCGCGACGCCGTGGCGGAGCTGGCGGCGGAGGGGCGCACGCTCGTGCTGTGCTCGCACAACCTGGCCGAGGTGGAGCGCCTGTGCACGCGCGTGGCGGTGGTGAAGGGGCGGCTGCTGGCGCTCGCTCCGCTCCAGGAACTGCGGCGCGCGGGTAGCTCGCTGGAGGTGTCCGTGGAGGGCGAGGCCTCGCGGTTCGTCCCGGCGCTGGCCACGCTGCCCTTCGCCCCGTCCTCGCTCGCCGAGGGCGGCCGGCTGCGGGTGATGCTCGCGGACGAGTCCCAGGCGCCGGATGTGGTGGCGTGCCTGGTGGGGGCGGGTGCCCGGGTGCGCGGCGCGGTTCCCGCCCAGCGCCCGCTCGAGGAGGTCTACCTGGAACTCATCCGTGAAGGACGCGCAGAAGGACGAGGCGCCCCATGA
- a CDS encoding ArnT family glycosyltransferase, whose amino-acid sequence MASNGAQQEPHSLTEAVLGKGIHQEPWARRWMALEPSWRVALATAAFAALLFVPYLGAVGLWDPWETHYGEVGREMVQRRDYVFPFWENAWFFSKPPMTMWMQALGMQVVGSLRSEGALGLYTEWGMRLPFALLSITAVALLSLAVARVVSVRAGLATGFIVATMPLYFLLTRQTVTDTPFVTTLVCAMACALIGQLDDKTQHRAAWWYAFYVFAGLSTLAKGLLGVGLPAVILVLYALFAVIPYDSASLNAHLRWLLERGFRAEVRAGQRPMPVLWAQMYTMKLGTGILVFCAVAVPWYLVLCLFDGVDDESKLFWYRFFIHDHLNRLSAGVHTTTPGGSFVYFIEQGGFAIFPWVALVPGAFALVSRLRPRSRDRADHLALIATLWVAFSFTLLASSATKFHHYVFPVLPGLAILLGLFVDRLWEEGISAHSMSLVFGFILFLLVGHDLANHPKDFTDLFVYNYDRPYPMELVTKPIAMFASRPLWVGDLLTLVLLAVGAYLALGVLPPKSGASPTARATAWLCLALGVAFFVPMATRGSVPATPLVGGALILVGAWVAWQASRAGAESRTGLWCFSVLLLMVGGGALARGVTAPASADALLKSLSEPVNVKMALGFTFTVAGGLAVVACLLRARVMLYGTFWALAAGFALWFNWGHWVDLSHHWTQRDLFWRYYAQRKPDEPIAAYLMNWRGETFYSRNTVKQIRETPKLRPFVEQPGREWALVEHNRLGILRQNAGTDKVVTVVDRDINNKFVLVTID is encoded by the coding sequence GTGGCGAGCAACGGAGCGCAGCAGGAGCCCCACTCCCTCACCGAGGCCGTCCTCGGCAAGGGCATTCACCAGGAGCCGTGGGCGCGCCGATGGATGGCGCTGGAGCCCTCGTGGCGCGTGGCCCTGGCGACGGCCGCCTTCGCGGCCCTGCTCTTCGTGCCCTACCTGGGCGCGGTGGGCCTGTGGGATCCCTGGGAGACGCACTACGGCGAGGTGGGCCGCGAGATGGTGCAGCGGCGCGACTACGTGTTCCCCTTCTGGGAGAACGCGTGGTTCTTCTCCAAGCCGCCGATGACCATGTGGATGCAGGCGCTGGGCATGCAGGTGGTGGGGTCGCTGCGCTCCGAGGGCGCGCTGGGGCTCTACACGGAGTGGGGCATGCGACTGCCCTTCGCGCTGCTGAGCATCACCGCGGTGGCGCTGCTGTCGCTGGCGGTGGCGCGGGTGGTGAGCGTGCGCGCGGGGCTGGCCACCGGGTTCATCGTGGCGACCATGCCGCTCTACTTCCTGCTCACGCGGCAGACGGTGACGGATACGCCCTTCGTCACCACGCTCGTGTGCGCGATGGCGTGCGCGCTCATCGGCCAGCTCGATGACAAGACTCAGCACCGCGCCGCGTGGTGGTACGCCTTCTACGTGTTCGCGGGCCTGTCCACCCTGGCCAAGGGGCTGTTGGGCGTGGGCCTGCCGGCCGTCATCCTCGTCCTCTACGCGCTCTTCGCCGTCATCCCCTACGACAGCGCGAGCCTCAACGCGCACCTGCGCTGGCTGCTGGAGCGGGGCTTCCGCGCCGAGGTGCGCGCCGGACAGCGCCCCATGCCGGTGTTGTGGGCGCAGATGTACACGATGAAGCTGGGCACGGGCATCCTCGTGTTCTGCGCGGTGGCCGTGCCCTGGTACCTCGTGCTGTGCCTCTTCGATGGCGTGGACGACGAGAGCAAGCTCTTCTGGTACCGCTTCTTCATCCACGACCACCTCAACCGCCTGAGCGCGGGCGTGCACACCACCACGCCGGGCGGCTCCTTCGTCTACTTCATCGAGCAGGGCGGCTTCGCCATCTTCCCCTGGGTGGCGCTGGTGCCGGGGGCGTTCGCGCTGGTGTCGCGGCTGCGCCCACGCTCGCGGGACAGGGCGGACCACCTGGCGCTCATCGCCACGCTGTGGGTGGCCTTCTCCTTCACCCTGCTGGCCTCCTCCGCCACCAAGTTCCACCACTACGTCTTCCCGGTGCTGCCGGGCCTCGCCATCCTCCTCGGCCTCTTCGTGGACCGGCTGTGGGAGGAGGGCATCTCCGCGCACTCCATGAGCCTCGTCTTCGGGTTCATCCTCTTCCTGCTCGTGGGCCATGACCTGGCCAACCACCCGAAGGACTTCACCGATCTCTTCGTCTACAACTACGACCGGCCCTACCCGATGGAGCTCGTCACCAAGCCCATCGCCATGTTCGCCTCGCGCCCGCTCTGGGTGGGGGATCTGCTCACGCTGGTGCTGCTGGCCGTGGGCGCCTACCTCGCGCTGGGCGTGCTTCCCCCGAAGTCGGGCGCCTCGCCGACCGCGCGCGCGACGGCGTGGCTGTGCCTCGCGTTGGGCGTGGCCTTCTTCGTACCCATGGCCACGCGCGGCTCGGTGCCCGCCACTCCCCTGGTGGGCGGGGCCCTGATCCTCGTGGGCGCCTGGGTGGCCTGGCAGGCGTCGCGGGCCGGGGCGGAGTCGCGCACGGGGCTGTGGTGCTTCAGCGTCCTCCTGTTGATGGTGGGCGGCGGCGCGCTCGCTCGAGGCGTGACGGCCCCGGCGTCCGCGGACGCACTGCTCAAGTCCCTGTCCGAGCCCGTCAACGTGAAGATGGCCCTGGGCTTCACCTTCACGGTGGCCGGCGGCCTGGCGGTGGTGGCCTGCCTGCTGCGCGCGCGGGTGATGCTGTACGGCACCTTCTGGGCGCTCGCGGCCGGCTTCGCCCTCTGGTTCAACTGGGGGCACTGGGTGGACCTGTCCCACCACTGGACCCAGCGCGATCTGTTCTGGCGCTACTACGCCCAGCGCAAGCCGGACGAGCCCATCGCCGCCTACCTGATGAACTGGCGCGGGGAGACGTTCTACTCGCGCAACACGGTGAAGCAGATCCGCGAGACGCCCAAGCTCCGCCCCTTCGTGGAGCAGCCCGGCCGCGAGTGGGCACTCGTGGAGCACAACCGGCTGGGCATCCTTCGTCAGAACGCGGGCACCGACAAGGTGGTGACGGTCGTGGACCGCGACATCAACAACAAGTTCGTCCTGGTGACCATCGATTGA